The following are encoded in a window of Thiohalophilus sp. genomic DNA:
- a CDS encoding biliverdin-producing heme oxygenase, which yields MDHDTIRNSGSTRSVTQPGATGLLGRLRTATRPAHQALEQHPILRPLPGPALTDTDYLRVLTAFADFYRILEPSLLDELTKLVDKQDTAYRYQPRWPLLRDDLRDLHTVTSGNPPEIPNLPSICDTSTLLGVMYVLEGATQGGRIIAPNLANTLGLNATCGARYFHLYRQGMWQHFKVLLAGYDRRVNNTAATHSAIQVFDALYLHLDHYPPPNRSRP from the coding sequence ATGGATCACGACACGATCCGAAACAGCGGTTCGACCAGGAGTGTGACGCAACCGGGGGCAACCGGTTTGCTCGGCCGACTAAGGACCGCGACACGGCCGGCGCATCAGGCACTCGAACAACACCCGATTTTGCGACCGCTGCCTGGCCCGGCGCTGACTGATACAGACTACCTGCGGGTATTAACCGCCTTTGCCGATTTTTATCGGATCCTGGAACCCTCTCTGCTTGATGAGCTCACAAAACTGGTCGATAAACAGGATACGGCCTATCGATACCAACCGCGTTGGCCGTTGTTGAGGGATGATTTGCGCGATCTGCACACCGTGACCAGCGGTAACCCGCCTGAAATACCCAATTTGCCATCGATATGCGATACAAGCACACTACTGGGTGTCATGTACGTGCTGGAAGGCGCCACCCAGGGTGGGCGAATCATCGCGCCAAATCTGGCCAACACATTGGGATTAAATGCCACTTGTGGCGCCCGCTACTTTCATCTATACAGGCAAGGAATGTGGCAACATTTTAAGGTTCTGCTGGCAGGTTACGACCGACGAGTGAATAACACCGCCGCCACTCACAGTGCGATACAGGTTTTTGATGCTTTATACCTGCATCTTGATCATTATCCGCCGCCGAACAGGAGCAGGCCTTGA
- a CDS encoding c-type cytochrome yields the protein MKYTLVLISSLLVVTGTGTGQERDYQFELPDTPGEAPRFTPPPESAIPDDQFGDMVRRGRDLFINTQQLRGKYVGNGMNCVNCHVDAGRRADSAPLWAAYTMYPAYRGKNDRVNTMEERIQGCFRYSMNGKPPPSGSEELTAILTYHYWLAKGAPTGVRLAGRGYPTLDKPDKTADIHRGQQVYQAQCAICHADDGQGRQAEGQYVFPPLWGEDSFNWGAGMHRINTAANFIHANMPLGKPYTLSEQEAWDVAAYINSHERPQDPRDEGDLKATDQTFHSHQCYYGDRIDDAVLGSQAYPNPFE from the coding sequence ATGAAATACACGCTTGTTTTGATCAGCAGTTTGCTTGTGGTTACCGGGACCGGTACCGGGCAGGAGCGGGATTATCAGTTCGAGCTGCCCGACACACCGGGTGAAGCCCCCAGGTTCACCCCGCCGCCCGAATCGGCCATACCGGACGACCAGTTTGGTGACATGGTACGCCGCGGCCGCGATCTGTTTATCAATACCCAACAGTTGCGCGGCAAGTATGTGGGGAACGGCATGAACTGCGTTAACTGCCACGTGGATGCGGGCCGCCGTGCCGACTCGGCACCATTGTGGGCTGCCTATACCATGTATCCCGCTTACCGGGGCAAAAACGATCGGGTCAACACCATGGAAGAGCGTATCCAGGGCTGCTTCCGCTACAGTATGAACGGCAAACCGCCGCCGTCCGGCAGCGAGGAACTCACCGCCATACTGACCTACCATTACTGGCTGGCTAAAGGGGCGCCCACCGGGGTGCGACTGGCCGGTCGCGGCTATCCGACGCTCGATAAACCGGACAAGACAGCGGATATCCACCGCGGTCAGCAGGTCTACCAGGCCCAGTGCGCCATTTGTCATGCCGATGACGGCCAGGGGCGTCAAGCCGAGGGCCAGTATGTTTTTCCCCCGCTGTGGGGTGAGGACTCTTTCAACTGGGGCGCCGGCATGCACCGCATCAATACCGCGGCCAATTTTATTCATGCCAACATGCCGCTGGGCAAACCCTATACCCTGAGCGAGCAGGAAGCCTGGGATGTGGCGGCTTACATCAACAGCCACGAACGACCGCAGGATCCACGCGACGAAGGTGATCTCAAAGCAACCGACCAGACCTTCCACAGCCACCAGTGTTATTACGGGGACAGGATCGACGACGCGGTGCTGGGCAGCCAGGCCTACCCCAACCCATTTGAATAG
- a CDS encoding c-type cytochrome produces the protein MKPWPFIPLLAVVSHLVIAADDVESGKRLVQQGNNQGAMACVACHGTSGEGNASAGFPRLAGLNAEYLAKQLRDYREGSRTNPTMKPIAAALDEAASRDVAAYYASLAPAGDTAKGKDNTTGRTLALRGDWDNTIPACVSCHGPGGRGVDPSFPALAGQHASYITAQLQAWREGQRRNDANDLMKVVANRMSDKQIQAVADYFAAAPVQPDAGAAQ, from the coding sequence ATGAAACCCTGGCCATTCATTCCCCTGTTAGCAGTTGTTTCACACCTTGTAATAGCCGCTGATGATGTCGAATCCGGCAAGCGGCTGGTCCAGCAAGGCAATAACCAGGGCGCCATGGCGTGTGTCGCCTGTCACGGCACCAGTGGCGAGGGCAATGCCTCGGCGGGTTTTCCGCGTCTGGCCGGGTTGAACGCCGAATATCTGGCCAAACAGCTGCGGGATTATCGTGAAGGTTCGCGTACCAATCCGACGATGAAGCCGATCGCCGCCGCGCTGGATGAGGCGGCGAGTCGAGATGTGGCGGCCTATTACGCCAGCCTTGCTCCCGCCGGCGATACCGCAAAGGGGAAAGACAACACCACCGGACGAACCCTGGCGCTGCGCGGTGACTGGGATAACACGATTCCCGCCTGTGTCAGCTGTCATGGACCCGGCGGGCGCGGTGTCGACCCGTCCTTCCCGGCTCTGGCCGGACAACATGCCAGTTACATCACGGCGCAACTTCAGGCCTGGCGCGAGGGTCAACGGCGCAACGACGCAAACGATCTGATGAAGGTCGTGGCCAACCGCATGAGCGACAAACAAATCCAGGCGGTCGCCGATTACTTCGCCGCCGCGCCCGTTCAGCCTGATGCCGGAGCCGCCCAATGA
- the ppsA gene encoding phosphoenolpyruvate synthase — MTQHLIWFDDLRLDDVPRVGGKNASLGEMIHQLSNAGVRVPGGFATTADAFREFLEHKGLAERIYAELDDLDINDVVALAKSGERIRQWIIDTPFPPALQEELHEAINKLQQDHGDEVSFAVRSSATAEDLPEASFAGQQETYLNIKGEANLLDAIHHVFASLFNDRAIAYRVHNEFDHRDVALSAGVQRMIRSDIGASGVIFTIDTESGFEDVVFITAAYGLGETVVQGQVNPDEFYVFKPMLEKNKQAVIRRNLGQKGIRMVYGDDTAHAGSTRTEEVPMDLQRQFSINDEEAMELARQAVTIEKHYGRHMDIEWARDGLDGKLYIVQARPETVKSRSDRNVLERYEMQEYGKVLSTGRSIGQRIGSGVARTIMNIKEMDRLQKGDVLITDMTDPDWEPVMKRASAIVTNRGGRTCHAAIIARELGIPAVVGCGDATEAVTDGNEVTVSCAEGDTGYIYDGIQPFEIKRVNLESMPELPFKIMLNVGSPDRAFDFSYLPNAGVGLARLEFIINRMIGVHPKALLNYAKQPDEIKQQIDTQTAGFPDPVGFFIDKLTEGVGTIAAAFWPKPVIVRLSDFKSNEYRNLIGGEAYEPHEENPMIGFRGAGRYIAKTFQDCFELECRAMKKVRNEMGLSNVQIMIPFVRTVEQGQKVIQLLKDNGLKQGENDLKVIMMCEIPSNALLADQFLEDFDGYSIGSNDLTQLTLGLDRDSELVADAFDERDEAVKALLAMAIKACRAQDKYVGICGQGPSDHPDLAFWLMEHGIDSVSLNPDSVIPTWLYLAEQLQEKNH, encoded by the coding sequence GTGACTCAACACCTTATCTGGTTCGATGACCTGCGGCTTGATGATGTTCCCCGGGTCGGTGGCAAGAACGCCTCGCTGGGCGAGATGATTCATCAACTGAGCAACGCCGGAGTGCGGGTGCCGGGCGGATTTGCCACCACCGCCGATGCCTTTCGTGAATTTCTGGAGCACAAGGGCCTGGCTGAACGCATCTATGCGGAGCTGGACGATCTGGACATCAACGATGTTGTCGCACTGGCCAAAAGTGGCGAACGCATTCGCCAGTGGATTATCGATACCCCCTTCCCCCCGGCGCTGCAAGAAGAACTGCACGAGGCCATCAACAAACTGCAGCAGGACCACGGGGATGAGGTCTCGTTTGCGGTACGTTCTTCGGCCACCGCCGAGGATCTGCCGGAGGCCTCGTTTGCCGGTCAGCAGGAAACCTATCTGAACATCAAGGGCGAGGCCAACCTGCTGGATGCCATCCACCATGTCTTCGCTTCGCTGTTCAATGACCGGGCCATCGCCTACCGGGTCCACAACGAGTTCGACCACCGCGACGTGGCACTGTCCGCCGGCGTACAACGCATGATACGCAGCGACATCGGTGCCAGCGGGGTCATATTCACGATTGATACCGAATCGGGGTTCGAGGACGTGGTATTCATCACCGCCGCCTACGGCCTGGGCGAGACCGTGGTTCAGGGCCAGGTCAACCCGGATGAGTTCTATGTCTTCAAGCCGATGCTGGAAAAAAACAAACAGGCGGTGATACGGCGCAATCTCGGCCAGAAAGGGATCCGCATGGTCTACGGCGATGATACCGCCCATGCCGGCTCGACCCGAACCGAGGAAGTGCCCATGGATCTGCAACGCCAGTTCAGTATCAACGACGAGGAAGCCATGGAACTGGCCCGTCAGGCCGTGACCATCGAAAAGCATTACGGCCGCCATATGGATATCGAATGGGCGCGAGACGGTCTCGACGGCAAACTGTATATCGTCCAGGCGCGACCGGAGACGGTCAAAAGCCGCAGCGACCGTAATGTCCTGGAACGTTACGAAATGCAGGAGTACGGCAAGGTGCTGTCCACCGGGCGCAGCATCGGCCAGCGCATCGGCAGCGGTGTGGCCCGCACGATCATGAACATCAAGGAAATGGATCGTCTGCAAAAAGGCGATGTCCTGATTACCGACATGACCGACCCCGACTGGGAACCGGTGATGAAACGGGCCTCGGCGATCGTCACCAATCGCGGCGGACGTACCTGCCACGCCGCGATCATCGCCCGTGAACTGGGCATTCCGGCTGTGGTCGGCTGCGGGGATGCCACCGAAGCGGTCACCGACGGCAACGAAGTCACGGTCTCCTGTGCCGAGGGCGACACCGGCTATATCTATGACGGCATCCAGCCGTTCGAGATCAAGCGGGTTAACCTGGAAAGCATGCCTGAACTGCCGTTCAAGATCATGCTCAACGTGGGCTCACCGGATCGCGCCTTTGATTTCAGTTATCTGCCCAATGCCGGGGTCGGTCTGGCCCGACTGGAGTTTATTATCAATCGCATGATTGGCGTGCATCCCAAGGCATTGCTGAACTATGCCAAACAGCCGGACGAAATCAAACAACAGATCGATACCCAGACTGCCGGCTTCCCCGACCCGGTCGGATTCTTCATCGACAAACTGACCGAAGGGGTCGGGACCATCGCCGCCGCTTTTTGGCCCAAGCCGGTGATCGTGCGCCTGTCCGACTTCAAATCCAACGAATACCGCAACCTGATCGGCGGCGAAGCCTATGAACCGCACGAAGAGAACCCGATGATCGGTTTTCGGGGTGCCGGACGGTATATCGCCAAGACCTTCCAGGACTGCTTCGAGCTGGAATGCCGGGCCATGAAAAAGGTCCGCAACGAGATGGGACTGAGTAATGTGCAGATCATGATCCCGTTCGTGCGCACCGTGGAACAGGGCCAGAAAGTGATCCAGCTGCTGAAAGACAACGGGCTCAAACAGGGGGAAAATGATCTCAAGGTGATCATGATGTGCGAAATTCCCTCCAATGCCCTGCTCGCCGATCAGTTCCTTGAGGATTTTGACGGCTACTCGATCGGTTCCAACGATCTGACCCAGTTGACGCTGGGGCTGGATCGCGACTCGGAGCTGGTGGCCGATGCCTTCGACGAGCGCGACGAGGCGGTCAAGGCGCTGCTGGCCATGGCGATCAAGGCCTGCCGTGCACAGGACAAATATGTCGGCATCTGCGGCCAGGGCCCGTCGGATCACCCCGATCTCGCCTTCTGGCTGATGGAACACGGCATCGACAGCGTCTCGCTCAACCCCGACAGCGTAATTCCCACCTGGTTGTATCTAGCCGAACAGTTACAAGAGAAGAATCACTGA
- a CDS encoding pyruvate, water dikinase regulatory protein: MTGKRAVFFVSDSTAITAETLGHSLLSQFADQSFDCVTLRYIDSEEKAREVRDMVNKAHRERGKRPVVFSTLVVPNVRERVAASEGLFIDFMGSFLTPLEEELGTRPVATVGHTHGMVTPEQYSHRMEAINFALQNDDGGSIRQYERADLILVGVSRSGKTPSSVFLAIHYGIFVANYPLVEEELENSQLPGDLRPWRDKLFGLTIRPERLQQIRQERSPNSRYAALHQCQYEVRQVEALFRANRIEYLDVTSKSIEEIATYILKATSLEPHRL, translated from the coding sequence ATGACCGGCAAACGCGCGGTGTTTTTTGTTTCCGACAGTACCGCGATTACCGCGGAGACCCTCGGTCACAGTCTGCTCTCCCAGTTCGCGGACCAGTCCTTTGATTGTGTGACCCTGCGCTATATCGACAGCGAGGAGAAGGCGCGCGAGGTGCGGGACATGGTGAACAAGGCCCATCGCGAGCGGGGCAAGCGGCCGGTGGTGTTCAGCACCCTGGTGGTGCCCAACGTGCGCGAGCGGGTTGCCGCCAGCGAGGGGTTGTTCATCGATTTCATGGGCTCGTTTTTGACGCCGCTGGAAGAGGAGCTGGGCACCCGCCCGGTCGCCACGGTAGGCCATACCCACGGTATGGTTACGCCGGAGCAATACAGTCACCGGATGGAGGCGATCAATTTCGCCCTGCAGAACGATGACGGGGGCAGTATTCGCCAGTACGAGCGGGCGGATTTGATCCTGGTGGGGGTCTCGCGCAGCGGCAAGACCCCGTCCAGTGTCTTTCTGGCGATCCATTACGGCATTTTCGTCGCCAATTACCCGCTGGTGGAAGAGGAGCTGGAAAACAGCCAGTTACCCGGCGATCTCCGGCCCTGGCGGGACAAACTGTTCGGCCTGACCATCCGCCCCGAACGCCTGCAACAGATCCGCCAGGAACGCAGTCCGAACAGCCGCTACGCCGCACTGCACCAGTGTCAGTACGAGGTGCGCCAGGTGGAGGCGCTGTTCCGGGCAAACCGCATCGAGTACCTGGATGTGACCAGCAAATCCATCGAAGAGATCGCCACCTACATCCTCAAGGCCACCAGCCTGGAGCCCCACCGGCTGTAG